The DNA window TTGTGCTGAGTAATTGCGTCAACTCCAATATCCGCCGCATTTATATCTTGCCCCAGTATAAATATGAATCCCTTGAGCGCCACCTTCGGCTGGGCTGGAATATCTTTTCGCCGGAGCTTGGAGAATTCATCATCTCGATCCCTCCGCAGATGAGAATCGATGAAAACTGGTATCAGGGCACAGCCAATGCCATCTTTCAGAACCTCTATACTCTCAACGAAGAAAATCCCGAGTATATCCTCATCCTTTCCGGTGATCACATTTATAAGATGAACTATGCGGAAATGATTCAATACCACATCGACAAAAAGGCAGATATCACCGTGGCCGCCATTGAGGTTGAAAAACAGCAGGCTGCCCTGCAACTGGGAATCGTCGAGATTGACGAGAATAACAAGATTATCGGCTTTGAGGAAAAGCCCCGTGATCCCAAAACGCTGCCTCATGACCCCAGCCTGTGCTTTGCTTCCATGGGAGTGTACGTATTCACGACCAACGTGCTTCGCGAGGTCCTGAAAGAAGATGCCTGGAGGGAATCCGAACACGATTTTGGCAAGAACATTATTCCCATGTCCATTCCCAATCATCAGGTGGTTGCGTATAATTTCAAGGACGAAAATAAAAAACATGCCAAATACTGGCGGGATGTCGGGACCATCGAGGCTTACTGGGAAGCCAATATGGACCTGGTGTCCGTAAATCCGCTGTTTAACCTGTATGACCGGGAATGGCCTATGCGGACACACCATATCCAGGCACCTCCTGCCAAAACCGTGTTTGCGGAAGAATTCGGCGATGGGGAACGGCATGAGCCCCGCTTCGGGGTAGCTGTTGATTCGCTCATTTCTGAAGGGTGCATATTAAGTGGCGGACGGGTTCAGAATTCGGTGCTGTCACCGAATGTCTATATCCATAGCTACTCGTATATCTATCGATCGGTGCTGATGGAAGGGGTTGAGGTCGGCAGGTACTCCCGGATTCGAAATGCCATCATTGATAAGGGGGTTATCATTCCCCCCAATACCACCATCGGCTACAACCTGGAAGAGGATGCAAAGAAATACACGGTCAGCGGTTCAGGGATCGTGGTTGTTCCCAAGAAAATGGAAATCTAGCACTCTTATTCCGCTACTCCGCAGTCATCCCTCTCATGGTAGTCCTCTTGCCTTCACGGCGGTCATGATTAGTTGACAGAGGCAAAAAACAGGGTAAACTTTATCTTATTTTACCGGGAAACAGGAACGGAATTCACTGGTGACACGCAATCTTGGTGATTATGGTGATTATGGAGATATGATAGAAAGAGTAAAAAAGTTTTCGGTTCGGGTCTTGGCATCGGTCGGGATTTTGTTTTCTCCTGTCCTGGTCCGGGAGGCAGCGGCTTATATCGGTCCGGGAGCGGGAATCGCTTTCTTCAGCTCATTTTTCATTCTCCTGGCAACGTTTTCTCTCGCCCTGCTCGTCATTCTCTTCTGGCCGATCCGGATGATCGTTCATGGGGTCAGGCATCGCTTCAAATACCGGAAATATTTTGACCAGAAGTCTCACCGCACGACCCAAAGGGTGGTTATCCTGGGTCTTGACGGAATGGACCCCGGGTTGACGGAAAAATTCATGCAGCAGGGGCTTTTGCCAAACTTTTCCGCACTGAAGGAAGAGGGCAGCTATACCCGCCTCCAGACCACCTGTCCGGCTATTTCTCCGGTGGCCTGGTCCACCTTTGCCACCGGCATGACACCGGCCAGGCATGCTATTTTTGACTTTTTCACCCGCGATCCATCGACCTATCTGCCGGTCCTCTCTTCGGTAGATATTCGCAAATCCGAAGGCAGGTTCACGGGGCCGAAGATCA is part of the bacterium genome and encodes:
- the glgC gene encoding glucose-1-phosphate adenylyltransferase is translated as MVNLKKVLTFILAGGAGKRLYPLTRDRAKPAVPFGGIYRIIDIVLSNCVNSNIRRIYILPQYKYESLERHLRLGWNIFSPELGEFIISIPPQMRIDENWYQGTANAIFQNLYTLNEENPEYILILSGDHIYKMNYAEMIQYHIDKKADITVAAIEVEKQQAALQLGIVEIDENNKIIGFEEKPRDPKTLPHDPSLCFASMGVYVFTTNVLREVLKEDAWRESEHDFGKNIIPMSIPNHQVVAYNFKDENKKHAKYWRDVGTIEAYWEANMDLVSVNPLFNLYDREWPMRTHHIQAPPAKTVFAEEFGDGERHEPRFGVAVDSLISEGCILSGGRVQNSVLSPNVYIHSYSYIYRSVLMEGVEVGRYSRIRNAIIDKGVIIPPNTTIGYNLEEDAKKYTVSGSGIVVVPKKMEI